Proteins co-encoded in one uncultured Bacteroides sp. genomic window:
- a CDS encoding DUF4783 domain-containing protein, with translation MKKRILLVFMSFIFCAAFAQVQDMPAGLTSAFKKGSAQDLLPFLSNQVVLIIQNNPQSFKKSEAQKAMADFFSANKVTGFSVNHQGNRNESGFIIGTLSTSNGSFRINCFFKKNGDSTVLIHQIRIVKTNE, from the coding sequence TATTCTGTGCCGCTTTTGCCCAGGTACAGGATATGCCTGCAGGGCTGACTTCAGCCTTTAAAAAAGGAAGTGCACAGGATTTACTCCCGTTTTTGAGCAATCAGGTGGTACTAATTATCCAGAATAATCCACAAAGTTTTAAAAAGTCTGAGGCTCAGAAAGCAATGGCTGATTTTTTCTCAGCAAACAAAGTTACCGGATTCTCGGTAAACCATCAGGGAAATAGAAACGAATCGGGCTTTATTATCGGTACACTTAGTACTTCAAATGGCTCATTCAGAATAAATTGCTTTTTTAAAAAGAACGGTGACAGTACAGTGTTAATACATCAAATAAGAATAGTTAAAACAAATGAATGA